The proteins below are encoded in one region of Paenibacillus albus:
- a CDS encoding EAL domain-containing protein: MIATNNELMGIIYFAWHGKAQEQAEISGRLQAGWKPFAERLLQEQKPEELSGVSRLWLRDDLFVCIKLPYVGRELMEEQLLELGSQLRQNWEQQFVNAVFGGKVPELSLHAGVSILDSGIRSEQERMYEGIKQAIIHGQSTSATERGLKRRTLDQILHGRLIQPVYQPIISLQCGTDAAYGYEALTRVPTQRWFDGPLPLFDFAAEEGLTYSVDRLARERAIECSTGLAAGQKLFINITAQIMHDPTFTPGQTLLLLEQYGLSPHHVVFEITERSSIEDFASAKKLLEHYRSQGYQIAIDDAGAGYSSLQSIVELKPDYIKIDRSLISGIHQDDMKGHLVHTFTELAAQMNISLVAEGIEEEAELTFVKELGVQYAQGYLLGRPRPTIG, from the coding sequence GTGATAGCAACAAATAATGAGCTGATGGGGATCATCTATTTCGCTTGGCATGGCAAGGCTCAGGAGCAAGCAGAAATTAGCGGCAGGCTGCAGGCCGGGTGGAAACCGTTCGCCGAGCGGCTGCTGCAGGAGCAGAAGCCGGAGGAGCTTAGCGGAGTATCGCGACTATGGCTGCGGGACGATCTGTTCGTCTGTATCAAGCTGCCTTATGTAGGGAGGGAACTGATGGAAGAGCAGCTCCTAGAGCTTGGCAGCCAGCTGAGACAGAACTGGGAGCAGCAGTTCGTTAATGCGGTATTCGGCGGTAAAGTGCCGGAGCTAAGTCTTCATGCCGGCGTATCGATTCTCGACAGCGGCATTCGTTCCGAGCAGGAGCGGATGTATGAAGGCATTAAACAAGCCATTATTCACGGCCAGTCGACGAGTGCGACAGAGCGCGGCCTGAAGCGGCGCACGCTGGATCAGATTTTGCATGGACGCCTCATCCAGCCGGTGTATCAACCGATTATTTCGCTGCAGTGCGGAACCGATGCGGCCTATGGCTACGAAGCGCTGACAAGGGTGCCGACGCAGCGCTGGTTTGACGGACCGCTGCCTTTGTTTGATTTTGCCGCGGAAGAAGGGCTTACTTACTCGGTTGACAGGCTTGCAAGGGAGCGAGCGATTGAATGCAGCACGGGACTGGCAGCCGGACAAAAGCTGTTCATTAATATTACGGCGCAGATTATGCATGACCCGACCTTCACGCCAGGACAGACGCTTCTGCTCCTTGAGCAGTACGGGCTGTCGCCGCATCATGTCGTATTCGAGATAACGGAGCGCAGCTCGATTGAAGATTTCGCCTCAGCGAAGAAGCTGCTTGAGCATTATCGCAGCCAGGGCTACCAGATCGCGATTGATGATGCGGGAGCGGGCTACTCGTCCTTGCAATCCATCGTCGAGCTGAAGCCGGACTACATTAAGATCGACCGATCGCTCATCAGCGGCATCCATCAAGACGATATGAAAGGTCATCTCGTACATACCTTCACCGAGCTGGCGGCGCAGATGAACATCTCGCTCGTCGCGGAGGGCATTGAAGAGGAAGCGGAGCTTACGTTTGTAAAGGAGCTTGGCGTGCAATATGCGCAGGGCTACCTGCTCGGACGGCCAAGACCGACAATCGGTTAA
- a CDS encoding GGDEF domain-containing protein codes for MDEVGYGLLDRTMIQRLRERLFSGGIGIIIAHLSAIVPLSVQEAMSEWVVEQRGLVWRYKMENDYFFFLQRGGKSEAKLDKLLRSAVDTLQSKLLSGYEGLEERGGVKDSKVIIGFASAVPSTTGRSAEATIYKGIREAVNSMLQQQLLGQNVANEQAAAATEQDAFASGSRSMEQREWSWGSSTGSKGLHMESPAPFLIGALAKPIPTFAPSSLVSDLARMFEINTHVQGAVIASEGKPLGLVMKENMNQLLAGQFGLPLYWNRSITRMMDEEALVVDANLTVEQVAQQAMARDISRLYHVVIITRNEKLIGAASIRSILECMTQLRTEEARTANPLTGLPGNATIQREMQRRIDAGKPFSIIYGDLDYFKWYNDCYGFSQGDELIRFLASVMEDVTRLAGEQRDFVGHIGGDDFIVLSETEDPSKLCKYMIARFDGGVGAYHQGAKVSSVVTDRSGKAVEQDGVTLSLSLLQWDGENKLTTAMISQAAARLKKQAKAVSGSAYVAAEVPESI; via the coding sequence GTGGACGAAGTAGGATATGGGCTATTAGACCGCACAATGATCCAGCGCCTTCGAGAGAGGCTGTTCAGCGGAGGCATCGGAATTATCATCGCGCATTTATCCGCGATCGTGCCTTTGTCGGTTCAAGAAGCGATGTCAGAATGGGTTGTGGAGCAGCGCGGACTGGTGTGGCGGTACAAGATGGAAAATGATTATTTCTTCTTCTTGCAGCGAGGAGGCAAGTCCGAAGCGAAGCTGGACAAGCTGCTGAGGAGTGCTGTTGATACTCTTCAGAGCAAGCTGCTCAGTGGGTATGAAGGCTTAGAAGAGCGTGGAGGCGTCAAGGACAGCAAAGTCATCATCGGCTTCGCGTCGGCAGTTCCTTCTACGACCGGCCGATCGGCGGAAGCGACCATCTACAAAGGAATTAGAGAAGCCGTAAACTCAATGCTGCAGCAGCAGCTTCTAGGGCAAAACGTAGCGAACGAACAAGCAGCGGCGGCAACGGAGCAGGATGCTTTTGCAAGTGGCAGCCGAAGCATGGAACAGCGGGAATGGAGCTGGGGCAGCAGCACCGGGTCCAAAGGACTGCACATGGAGTCGCCTGCGCCGTTCTTAATTGGAGCGCTTGCGAAGCCAATTCCAACGTTTGCTCCAAGCTCGCTTGTGTCGGATCTTGCGCGTATGTTCGAGATCAACACGCATGTGCAAGGCGCGGTGATTGCAAGTGAAGGCAAGCCGCTTGGGCTTGTCATGAAGGAGAATATGAATCAGCTGCTCGCCGGACAGTTCGGCTTGCCGCTTTATTGGAACCGCTCCATTACAAGAATGATGGATGAAGAGGCGCTCGTTGTCGATGCGAACCTGACTGTTGAGCAGGTGGCTCAGCAGGCGATGGCTCGTGATATTTCAAGGTTATATCACGTAGTCATCATTACAAGGAACGAGAAGCTGATTGGCGCGGCATCCATTCGTTCCATTCTGGAATGCATGACACAGCTGCGCACCGAGGAAGCAAGGACCGCGAATCCGCTGACCGGATTGCCTGGCAATGCCACGATTCAGCGAGAGATGCAGCGGCGGATCGACGCAGGCAAGCCATTCTCGATCATCTATGGCGATTTGGATTATTTCAAATGGTACAACGATTGCTACGGCTTCAGCCAAGGCGATGAGCTGATTCGGTTTCTCGCCTCCGTGATGGAGGATGTGACTCGGCTAGCGGGGGAGCAGCGTGATTTTGTCGGCCATATCGGTGGGGATGACTTCATCGTATTGTCGGAGACGGAAGATCCAAGCAAGCTTTGCAAGTATATGATTGCGCGGTTTGACGGGGGAGTCGGTGCCTATCATCAGGGTGCAAAGGTCAGCTCTGTGGTTACGGACCGAAGCGGCAAAGCGGTGGAGCAAGACGGCGTTACATTATCGTTGTCGCTGCTGCAGTGGGATGGAGAGAACAAGTTGACGACAGCGATGATCTCGCAGGCCGCTGCTAGATTGAAGAAACAGGCGAAGGCGGTGAGCGGAAGTGCCTATGTTGCAGCCGAAGTACCTGAGAGCATCTGA
- the pstB gene encoding phosphate ABC transporter ATP-binding protein PstB gives MQTVQTQGLSAKNVHVYYGEKEAIKGVSLDFAPREVTALIGPSGCGKSTFLRSLNRMNDTIDNARVTGEIWIDGQNINEPGVDVVLLRQKIGMVWQRPNPFHKSIYENIAFGPRYHGIKNKKQLDHIVEDCLRKAALWDETKDRLHNSALALSGGQQQRLCIARSIAVQPKIILMDEPASALDPVSTAKVEELISELKQDYTIVIVTHNMHQAARVSDKTAFFYMGKVVEYDRTDKIFTNPSEKATNDYISGRFG, from the coding sequence GTGCAAACTGTACAAACACAAGGCTTGTCAGCAAAAAATGTTCATGTGTACTATGGCGAGAAAGAAGCGATCAAAGGTGTTTCGCTTGATTTCGCTCCTCGTGAAGTAACGGCGCTAATCGGTCCTTCCGGCTGCGGCAAATCCACATTCCTGCGCAGCTTGAACCGGATGAATGATACGATTGACAATGCACGTGTTACTGGGGAAATTTGGATTGATGGCCAGAACATTAATGAGCCAGGCGTTGACGTCGTTCTGCTTCGTCAGAAGATCGGCATGGTATGGCAGCGCCCGAATCCTTTTCATAAATCGATTTACGAGAACATCGCTTTCGGTCCTCGCTATCATGGAATCAAGAACAAGAAACAGCTAGATCATATCGTTGAGGATTGCCTCCGCAAAGCTGCGCTGTGGGATGAGACGAAGGACCGTCTTCACAATTCCGCACTCGCGCTGTCCGGTGGTCAGCAGCAGCGTCTGTGCATCGCGCGCTCCATCGCGGTTCAGCCGAAGATCATCCTGATGGACGAACCGGCATCAGCGCTTGACCCGGTATCGACGGCGAAGGTAGAGGAATTGATCTCCGAGCTCAAGCAGGATTATACGATTGTCATCGTCACGCACAACATGCACCAAGCTGCGCGCGTTTCTGACAAGACAGCGTTCTTCTACATGGGTAAAGTCGTCGAGTACGACAGAACGGACAAAATCTTCACGAACCCGTCAGAGAAAGCGACGAATGATTATATTTCCGGCCGATTCGGCTGA
- the pstA gene encoding phosphate ABC transporter permease PstA: MNAKTADRIATGVIYVVSAFIVLILAGLLGYIIFRGIGHISWHFLTSAPQTIKAGGGIGPQLFNSLFLLVLTLIITIPLGLGAGIYMSEYAKAGRLTDTIRLIVEVLSSFPSIVIGLFGLLVIVNLFGLGFSLFSGALALTVFNLPLMVRITEQALKGVPREQKEASLALGLSRWKTITSVMLPIATPAIVTGTILAAGRVFGEAAALLFTAGMSSPRLDFTNWNPLDARSPLNPFRPAETLAVHIWKINSEGLAPDAAQIAAGASAVLIIMVLIFNFGARWFGRYLHRKFTATK; the protein is encoded by the coding sequence ATGAACGCAAAAACTGCAGATCGCATCGCAACTGGGGTCATCTACGTTGTCTCCGCATTCATCGTATTGATTCTTGCGGGCTTGCTCGGCTACATCATTTTCCGTGGTATTGGTCATATCAGCTGGCATTTCTTAACCTCTGCACCGCAGACGATTAAGGCTGGCGGCGGTATCGGACCGCAATTGTTCAACTCGTTATTCTTGCTTGTTCTAACACTGATCATTACAATACCGCTCGGCCTTGGCGCCGGGATTTATATGAGTGAATATGCAAAAGCAGGCCGTCTGACGGACACGATCCGCTTGATCGTTGAAGTGCTTTCCTCGTTCCCGTCGATCGTTATCGGATTGTTCGGTTTGCTCGTTATCGTTAACTTGTTTGGTCTTGGCTTCTCGTTATTCTCAGGCGCACTGGCGCTTACTGTCTTTAACTTACCGCTAATGGTTCGTATTACGGAGCAAGCACTGAAGGGTGTTCCGCGTGAGCAGAAGGAAGCAAGCCTTGCGCTTGGCCTCTCTCGCTGGAAGACGATCACTTCGGTTATGCTGCCGATCGCAACACCTGCTATTGTGACAGGTACTATTCTTGCAGCAGGCCGTGTATTCGGTGAAGCAGCAGCATTGCTGTTCACAGCCGGCATGAGCTCGCCTCGTCTTGATTTCACAAACTGGAACCCGCTCGACGCGCGTTCGCCGCTAAACCCGTTCCGACCGGCTGAGACACTTGCTGTGCACATCTGGAAAATTAACAGCGAAGGACTCGCACCGGATGCAGCGCAAATCGCAGCAGGCGCTTCAGCAGTATTGATCATTATGGTGCTGATCTTCAACTTCGGAGCTAGATGGTTCGGAAGGTACCTGCACCGTAAATTTACAGCGACCAAATAA
- the pstC gene encoding phosphate ABC transporter permease subunit PstC, whose amino-acid sequence MERPAANDKHFVQTANRARKVVKPHLVEEWVGKVYTTLCILVLVVTIGAIVYFVSSRGLTTFFSDGISLSGLLSGLKWDPEGDIPLYGALPFIFGSFSTSLLAALIAAPLGVCAAVFMTQIMPGIGKRILQPVIELLAGIPSVVFGFVGLSVVVPALRAIFPGQGIGIAAGAIVLSLMILPTITTIATDALSGLSAGLKEASYALGATRWQTIYRIVIPTTLPSLLTGVVLGMSRAFGEALAVQMVIGNSPHIPHSLFQSASTLTSVITLDMGNTVMGSAHNNALWSLALILLAMTFVFVFVVRFLERRKNR is encoded by the coding sequence ATGGAGCGGCCCGCTGCTAATGATAAACATTTTGTACAGACTGCAAATAGAGCAAGAAAAGTCGTTAAACCGCATTTAGTTGAAGAATGGGTAGGTAAGGTGTATACGACGCTTTGTATTCTCGTGCTCGTCGTGACAATCGGAGCTATCGTATATTTCGTTTCTTCCCGTGGTTTGACTACATTCTTTAGTGATGGCATCAGCCTCAGCGGGCTGCTTAGTGGATTGAAATGGGATCCTGAAGGCGACATTCCGCTGTATGGAGCTTTGCCATTCATATTCGGCTCATTCAGTACTTCTCTGTTAGCGGCACTGATCGCTGCACCGCTAGGTGTCTGTGCGGCAGTGTTCATGACACAAATTATGCCCGGTATCGGCAAACGTATTCTGCAGCCGGTTATTGAATTGCTGGCAGGCATTCCTTCAGTTGTATTCGGATTTGTCGGACTAAGCGTAGTCGTTCCGGCACTTCGTGCGATATTCCCAGGTCAAGGGATCGGTATTGCAGCAGGCGCAATCGTGCTATCGCTGATGATTCTGCCGACGATCACGACAATTGCTACAGATGCTCTTTCGGGCTTGTCCGCAGGTCTCAAAGAAGCCTCTTACGCGCTTGGCGCAACTCGCTGGCAAACCATTTACCGCATCGTCATTCCGACAACATTGCCATCGCTTCTGACAGGCGTTGTACTCGGCATGTCGCGTGCATTCGGTGAAGCACTTGCCGTTCAGATGGTTATTGGTAACTCGCCGCACATCCCGCACTCGCTGTTCCAGTCGGCATCGACGCTGACTAGCGTTATTACACTTGATATGGGTAACACCGTAATGGGCTCTGCACATAACAATGCACTTTGGTCTTTGGCACTCATTCTACTTGCAATGACGTTCGTATTCGTGTTTGTAGTCCGCTTCCTTGAAAGGAGAAAAAATCGATGA
- a CDS encoding phosphate ABC transporter substrate-binding protein, whose protein sequence is MKKVLLVVVALMLTIGLAACGSKNESSNNNGGTTNTGNANTGGAALSGSLLAAGSTALQPLVEQVSKKFMDDSKYSGITVQVQGGGSGTGLTQVSAGQADLGNSDIFAEEKFVDADADKAKELVDHQVAVVAMATVVNKEIAVDSLTKQQLVDIFTGKVTNWKDVGGKDQKITIVNRPSSSGTRKTFEKFALGTKSEDIQGSIQEDSSGTVKKLVAETPGAIGYLALSYLDDTVKTVKYDGVEPKEDNIVSGKYPVWAYEHVYTKGEPNEVAKVFIDYLMSDEIQNADVVELGYIPVGKMQVKRDAAGNITK, encoded by the coding sequence ATGAAAAAGGTATTACTCGTAGTAGTTGCACTAATGTTGACAATCGGTCTGGCGGCTTGTGGCTCTAAAAATGAGTCCTCTAACAATAATGGCGGTACAACGAACACAGGTAATGCAAACACTGGCGGCGCAGCACTTAGCGGTTCGCTTCTGGCAGCAGGCTCCACAGCGCTTCAACCACTCGTTGAGCAAGTTTCGAAGAAGTTCATGGATGATTCGAAATACTCCGGCATCACAGTTCAAGTTCAAGGCGGCGGCAGCGGTACTGGTTTGACTCAAGTATCCGCAGGTCAAGCAGATCTCGGTAACTCCGATATCTTCGCTGAAGAGAAGTTCGTTGATGCAGATGCAGATAAAGCAAAAGAATTGGTTGACCACCAAGTAGCAGTTGTTGCAATGGCTACTGTAGTAAACAAAGAAATTGCGGTTGATTCACTGACAAAACAACAATTGGTTGATATCTTCACTGGCAAAGTAACGAACTGGAAAGACGTAGGCGGTAAAGATCAAAAAATTACAATCGTTAACCGTCCAAGCAGCTCCGGTACTCGTAAAACATTTGAAAAGTTCGCACTTGGCACGAAGTCCGAAGACATTCAAGGTTCGATCCAAGAAGATTCCTCAGGTACTGTAAAGAAACTTGTTGCTGAAACACCAGGCGCTATCGGTTACCTTGCACTTTCCTACCTGGATGACACTGTAAAAACAGTTAAGTATGACGGCGTAGAACCTAAAGAAGATAACATTGTATCTGGTAAATATCCAGTATGGGCTTATGAGCACGTATATACAAAAGGCGAGCCGAACGAAGTAGCAAAAGTTTTCATCGATTACCTGATGAGCGACGAAATCCAAAACGCTGACGTAGTTGAGCTTGGCTACATCCCAGTTGGCAAAATGCAAGTAAAACGCGATGCTGCTGGTAACATCACGAAGTAA
- a CDS encoding LysR family transcriptional regulator produces MNLLRFQILVMLERLKKVTSVAEELGVKQPTVSFHMKKLEEEWGMPLFEIKTGKVLLTEAGRLLHHYASDMIRIYKEAELRFAALQQTGNQHFVIGCTDIASSILFSKDWFTLVNEGLEIQIKFETGPSAILLEGLKDRSIDLIVNGGAMVNQTAESMLQSEVIREIPMAIYMANTHPFSKAPSIPSYRLSAYNFVAVDDIDLQASMRRWEDSEKVKLAVKLSTDRVMQALSAVRSGAVLSTLPALRSPQLLSGLTQVPLSGEQPSYALTAMWRSDYWNPALIQRMLLFIKDLLAQ; encoded by the coding sequence ATGAATTTATTAAGATTTCAAATTTTGGTAATGCTAGAACGCCTGAAAAAGGTCACTTCCGTCGCCGAAGAGCTCGGTGTAAAGCAGCCAACAGTCAGTTTTCATATGAAAAAGCTAGAAGAAGAATGGGGAATGCCCCTATTTGAAATCAAAACAGGCAAAGTGCTGCTCACTGAAGCCGGACGATTGCTGCATCATTACGCTTCAGATATGATTCGCATTTACAAAGAAGCGGAGCTTCGTTTTGCAGCCCTTCAGCAGACAGGCAACCAACATTTCGTTATTGGTTGTACGGACATCGCATCCTCCATCCTCTTCTCGAAGGACTGGTTTACACTCGTGAACGAAGGTCTGGAGATTCAGATCAAGTTCGAAACCGGACCGAGCGCAATCCTTCTCGAAGGGCTCAAAGATCGCTCCATCGATCTCATCGTGAACGGCGGTGCTATGGTTAATCAAACAGCGGAGTCGATGCTTCAATCGGAAGTCATTCGAGAGATCCCGATGGCCATCTATATGGCGAATACACATCCTTTCTCCAAAGCGCCATCCATCCCATCGTATCGGTTATCCGCTTATAACTTCGTCGCTGTGGATGATATTGACTTACAAGCATCGATGCGGCGATGGGAGGATAGCGAGAAGGTGAAGCTGGCGGTAAAGTTAAGCACTGACCGCGTTATGCAAGCCTTAAGTGCCGTCCGATCAGGCGCCGTGCTGTCCACCCTTCCAGCTCTCCGCTCCCCCCAGCTGCTGTCAGGGCTTACTCAGGTGCCGCTCAGCGGTGAGCAGCCGAGTTATGCGTTGACCGCCATGTGGCGCAGCGATTATTGGAACCCTGCGCTCATTCAGCGGATGCTGCTATTCATTAAGGATCTACTCGCACAATAA
- the phoU gene encoding phosphate signaling complex protein PhoU: MTKRRELDHGLDELNELISEMGRRVEAALTQSIESLEKVDVDSAKRLIKEDKELNKLEEKISEIGSRLIATQQPVAKDLRRILVAFKIASDLERMGDLAVDVAKVVVRLEGQALIKPLIDLPRMAQIVQMMTYESIQSYVQENVNMAYKMAKDDDLVDALYSQIIRELLTIMMEDPRTISQANLLSFVGRYIERFADHATNIGESVVYLVTGSRPDLNA; the protein is encoded by the coding sequence ATGACAAAACGCAGAGAGCTCGATCACGGGCTTGATGAACTGAATGAACTTATTAGTGAAATGGGCCGTCGCGTTGAAGCCGCGCTGACCCAATCCATTGAGTCACTTGAGAAAGTCGATGTGGATTCCGCGAAACGACTCATTAAGGAAGATAAAGAGCTGAATAAGCTCGAGGAGAAAATCTCCGAGATCGGCTCTCGTCTTATCGCGACGCAGCAGCCAGTAGCCAAGGATTTGAGAAGAATCCTTGTTGCCTTCAAGATCGCAAGCGATCTCGAGCGCATGGGCGATCTTGCGGTTGATGTAGCGAAGGTCGTTGTACGCCTGGAAGGTCAAGCGCTTATTAAACCGCTGATCGACTTGCCGCGCATGGCGCAAATCGTGCAAATGATGACGTATGAATCCATCCAGTCGTATGTGCAGGAGAACGTGAATATGGCATACAAGATGGCGAAGGACGACGATCTCGTTGACGCCTTGTATTCCCAAATTATCCGCGAGCTTCTGACCATTATGATGGAAGATCCAAGAACGATCTCGCAGGCGAACCTGCTGAGCTTCGTCGGCCGTTACATTGAACGTTTCGCCGACCATGCAACGAACATTGGTGAATCTGTCGTATACCTGGTAACAGGTTCAAGACCTGATTTGAACGCTTAA
- the pstB gene encoding phosphate ABC transporter ATP-binding protein PstB, with the protein MQTTAAQTLIDISKLNLYYGNFHALKNVTMDIPEKAITAFIGPSGCGKSTLLRTLNRMNDMIPGTRIEGSIAIGGADIYSKEVDVETLRKKVGMVFQQPNPFPKSIFDNVAYGPRLHGTHSKSKLEEIVETSLRQAALWDEVKDHLKRSALSLSGGQQQRLCIARAIAVGPDVLLMDEATSALDPISTLKIEELAQELKDKYTIVMVTHNMHQAARVSNQTVFFLNGEVVEFSDTEKLFSNPRDQRTEDYISGRFG; encoded by the coding sequence ATGCAAACTACAGCAGCGCAAACCTTAATTGATATCAGTAAATTGAACCTGTACTATGGTAATTTTCATGCACTCAAGAACGTTACTATGGATATCCCCGAGAAAGCAATCACGGCTTTCATCGGTCCGTCCGGCTGCGGCAAGTCCACGCTGCTCCGTACATTGAACCGAATGAACGATATGATTCCTGGCACGCGCATCGAAGGCAGTATTGCGATCGGCGGTGCTGATATTTACTCCAAAGAGGTTGATGTAGAGACGCTTCGCAAGAAGGTCGGCATGGTGTTCCAACAGCCTAACCCTTTCCCGAAATCGATCTTTGACAATGTTGCTTATGGTCCGCGTCTGCACGGCACGCACAGCAAGAGCAAGCTCGAGGAGATCGTGGAGACATCGCTTCGTCAAGCAGCGCTTTGGGATGAAGTGAAGGATCATCTCAAGCGTTCGGCGCTCAGTCTCTCCGGCGGTCAACAACAGCGTCTCTGTATCGCTCGCGCCATTGCCGTCGGCCCGGACGTGCTGCTGATGGATGAAGCAACCTCCGCGCTTGACCCGATCTCGACGCTGAAGATTGAGGAGCTTGCACAGGAGCTGAAGGATAAATACACGATCGTTATGGTTACGCATAACATGCACCAAGCAGCCCGTGTATCGAACCAAACGGTATTTTTCTTGAATGGTGAAGTGGTTGAGTTCTCTGATACCGAGAAGCTGTTCTCCAACCCGCGCGATCAACGTACAGAAGACTACATTAGCGGACGCTTCGGTTAA
- a CDS encoding methyl-accepting chemotaxis protein: MSTLLLEREAELQKAQKLKTAAPTATITTHEQSTMTNNIDHAEAISEIAEIGYEILKPFIRNVPIVGIGHTCEEVIEQFAESPDNECVVVCDEAGKPLGLVMKNRLTIIQTHRFGREIYYGKSIAKLMDGQPLTVNQHILPQQLLDLALGRDDRTVYDCVIVAEDDRYIGILTMSDLLKLSRLIQQKTVQSQVATIRGAENMIHEIDRSVVQVHEASQLGESMSQSMLDLTLKGKNELDKVSAAFHNLSARTNVQEIQISELQDRAGAVGKVSKLIRELANQCNLLAVNATIEAARAGEHGRGFAVVADEVRKLATQTKQSADDINLLISAILEAVKETVHLVSEGKSEADSSQSYVKEAADVFQQLFHTAAGNSRSAGEIGKLASDAYAQSQRVTEQMKQLMADMQVSR; this comes from the coding sequence ATGTCTACTTTATTGCTGGAACGAGAAGCTGAGCTCCAAAAAGCACAGAAATTGAAAACTGCGGCACCTACAGCAACTATTACAACTCATGAACAGTCAACAATGACTAACAACATAGATCATGCAGAAGCAATCTCGGAAATAGCTGAAATAGGTTATGAGATATTAAAGCCCTTCATTCGGAATGTACCGATCGTTGGTATCGGCCATACGTGTGAGGAAGTAATCGAACAGTTCGCGGAGTCGCCGGACAATGAATGTGTCGTTGTGTGCGATGAAGCAGGCAAACCGCTGGGGCTTGTGATGAAGAACAGGCTGACGATTATTCAGACGCATCGTTTCGGCAGAGAAATTTATTATGGTAAATCCATTGCGAAGCTCATGGATGGACAGCCGCTTACGGTGAACCAGCATATATTGCCGCAGCAGCTGCTCGATCTGGCACTTGGACGTGACGATCGGACGGTGTATGACTGTGTTATCGTTGCGGAGGATGACCGTTATATCGGTATTCTTACGATGTCGGATCTGCTGAAGCTATCGCGCTTGATTCAACAGAAGACGGTACAATCGCAAGTGGCGACCATTCGCGGTGCAGAGAACATGATACACGAGATCGACCGCTCCGTCGTTCAGGTGCACGAAGCTTCGCAGCTAGGCGAGTCGATGTCGCAGTCGATGTTGGACTTGACGCTTAAAGGAAAGAACGAGCTGGACAAGGTGTCGGCGGCTTTTCACAATTTATCGGCGCGGACGAATGTCCAGGAGATTCAAATCAGTGAGCTGCAGGATCGTGCAGGGGCCGTAGGCAAAGTATCGAAGCTGATTCGTGAGCTTGCGAATCAGTGTAATCTGCTCGCGGTGAACGCGACGATCGAGGCAGCGCGTGCCGGCGAGCATGGTCGCGGCTTCGCAGTCGTCGCGGACGAGGTGCGCAAGCTCGCGACGCAGACGAAGCAGTCCGCTGATGATATCAACTTACTTATCAGTGCGATTCTCGAAGCTGTTAAGGAGACGGTGCATCTGGTCAGCGAAGGTAAGTCAGAGGCAGATTCGAGCCAGTCGTACGTGAAGGAAGCCGCTGATGTGTTCCAGCAGCTGTTCCACACAGCAGCAGGCAACAGCAGAAGCGCCGGCGAGATAGGTAAGCTCGCGAGCGATGCCTATGCGCAATCGCAGCGCGTCACCGAGCAGATGAAGCAGCTGATGGCGGACATGCAGGTCAGTCGTTAG